From the Anguilla anguilla isolate fAngAng1 chromosome 8, fAngAng1.pri, whole genome shotgun sequence genome, one window contains:
- the ddah2 gene encoding N(G),N(G)-dimethylarginine dimethylaminohydrolase 2, translating to MAGVRPYGCFTHAVVRGIPESFGGAAEGGDTNGGGVTELAKAQRQFGMLTGALRQKVGLQLIEIPPDPALPDSWRLEDLAVVQGDTALVTRPWQQQRRSEAEAVRRVLSELNLTVVEMGGEEGGSGGATLEGSDVLFTGKEFFVGISPHTNHRGAEVLADTFRDFAVSTVPVCGGTRLKNICSMGGPDTIVISNSEGAKKTLRMMEQLTDHHYEVLTVPEDAAANCIYIRGPSKAHFLLHRTADECPDSAPAFQKLTDYTLLPTACTEASKLGGALSSFCLLINRKPQL from the exons ATGGCGGGAGTTCGGCCGTACGGCTGCTTCACGCACGCTGTGGTCCGTGgcatcccagaatcctttgGGGGCGCGGCGGAGGGGGGTGACACTAACGGGGGGGGTGTGACGGAGCTGGCCAAGGCGCAGCGGCAGTTCGGCATGCTGACGGGGGCCCTGCGGCAGAAAGTGGGGCTCCAGCTGATCGAGATCCCCCCGGACCCCGCCCTCCCCGACAGCTGGAGGCTGGAGGACCTGGCCGTCGTCCAGGGAGACACGGCGCTCGTCACGCggccatggcaacagcagcgGCGCAGTGAG gcGGAGGCGGTGAGGAGAGTGCTGTCGGAGCTGAACCTGACGGtggtggagatggggggggaggaggggggctccGGGGGGGCCACACTGGAGGGCAGCGACGTGCTCTTCACCGGGAAAGAGTTCTTCGTGGGAATCTCCCCCCACACCAACCACCGAGGGGCTGAAGTGCTGGCTGACACCTTccgg GACTTTGCCGTGTCCACTGTGCCGGTGTGTGGGGGCACTCGCCTGAAGAACATCTGCTCCATGGGGGGTCCTGACACCATCGTCATCAGCAACAGTGAAGGAGCGAAGAAAACTCtgagg ATGATGGAGCAGCTGACGGACCATCACTACGAGGTGCTCACCGTCCCCGAAGACGCCGCCGCCAACTGCATCTACATCAGGGGCCCGTCCAAGGCGCACTTCCTCCTGCACCGGACGGCAGACGAGTGTCCCGACAGCGCCCCC GCCTTCCAGAAGCTGACCGACTACACACTCCTGCCCACTGCCTGCACTGAGGCCTCCAAGCTCGGGGGGGCGCTgtcctctttctgtctgcttATCAATCGCAAGCCACAGCTTTGA
- the rps5 gene encoding 40S ribosomal protein S5, producing the protein MTEWETAPAVAETPEIKLFGKWSTDDVQINDISLQDYIAVKEKYAKYLPHSGGRYAAKRFRKAQCPIVERLTNSMMMHGRNNGKKLMTVRIVKHAFEIIHLLTGENPLQVLVNAIINSGPREDSTRIGRAGTVRRQAVDVSPLRRVNQAIWLLCTGAREAAFRNIKTIAECLADELINAAKGSSNSYAIKKKDELERVAKSNR; encoded by the exons ATGACAGAGTGGGAGACCGCCCCGGCAGTTGCCGAAACTCCGGAGATTAAACTCTTTGGAAAGTGGAGCACGGACGATGTCCAGATCAATGACATCTCCCTGCAG GACTACATCGCCGTGAAGGAGAAGTACGCCAAGTACCTCCCACACTCTGGGGGGCGCTACGCGGCCAAGCGCTTCCGCAAGGCGCAGTGCCCCATCGTCGAGCGGCTGACCAACTCCATGATGATGCACGGCCGCAACAACGGCAAGAAGCTCATGACCGTGCGCATCGTCAAGCACGCCTTCGAGATCATCCACCTGTTGACGGGCGAG aatcccctgcaGGTGCTGGTGAACGCCATCATTAACAGTGGGCCCCGTGAGGACTCCACCCGTATTGGCCGAGCCGGAACTGTCAGGAGGCAGGCCGTGGACGTGTCACCCCTGCGCCGTGTCAACCAG gcgaTCTGGCTGCTGTGCACAGGTGCCAGAGAGGCAGCATTCCGCAACATCAAGACCATCGCAGAGTGTCTGGCCGACGAGCTCATCAACGCAGCCAAG GGTTCGTCCAACTCCTACGCCATCAAGAAGAAGGACGAGTTGGAGAGAGTGGCCAAATCCAACCGTTAA
- the lypc gene encoding protein Bouncer — MAGALGCLLLLSGLPCVVSLTCYTCLFPAISPLDCLKFPQQCPPDQRCLSSTAIGTRGDSNPVVLYEKSCAVASQCGLRGQKYTMGLNFTYSNECCDTDLCNAAPYRPGGPTLYLLLPLALALW; from the exons ATGGCTGGCGCTCTCGGCTGCCTGCTGCTCCTGAGCGGCCTCCCGTGCGTGG tctcCCTGACTTGTTACACCTGCCTGTTTCCCGCCATTTCTCCTCTGGACTGTCTGAAGTTCCCCCAGCAGTGTCCTCCAGACCAGCGCTGTCTGTCCAGCACCGCCATCGGCACGCGCG GAGACTCTAACCCTGTGGTCCTGTATGAGAAAAGCTGTGCTGTGGCCTCCCAGTGTGGCCTGAGAGGCCAGAAATACACCATGGGCCTCAACTTCACCTACAGCAATGAGTGCTGCGACACTGACCTGTGCAAcgctgccccctacaggcctGGGGGTCCCACGCTCTACCTCCTTCTCCCCCTGGCTCTCGCTCTGTGGTGA